In Methanothermus fervidus DSM 2088, a single genomic region encodes these proteins:
- a CDS encoding carbohydrate kinase, YjeF related protein (COGs: COG0063 sugar kinase~InterPro IPR000631: IPR004443: IPR017953~KEGG: mth:MTH1256 hypothetical protein~PFAM: protein of unknown function UPF0031; YjeF-family domain protein~SPTR: O27324 Conserved protein~TIGRFAM: carbohydrate kinase, YjeF related protein~PFAM: Carbohydrate kinase; YjeF-related protein N-terminus~TIGRFAM: yjeF C-terminal region, hydroxyethylthiazole kinase-related; yjeF N-terminal region) yields MKTEIIDRNAEYLGIPRLLLMENAGRCLAEKIVSIAETENEKISIFCGSGGNGGDGLVAARHLVNRGFKVEVFLMTHPQRIRSKETIKNWEIINNMTYSDNLNVNVVLDSSYLPSSVDGIIVDAMLGTGIKGKIREPIRSAIKLINDSNAVVVAVDVPSGLDPTTGKISDIAVKADYTITFHKIKKGLDTKTAGKIIVCDIGIPKEAEVFVGPGDLIRIKRNPESHKGENGKVLIIGGSPVYSGAPALSGLAALQAGCDLVTILCPKTAAPVIKSYSPDLIVKEIDSDYVDKIDMELVEKSDSIVIGPGLEENPKTRKAFKFLIREIDDTTPIVIDADALKLVEIEDIKDFENIVLTPHLGEFKRLFKISGKDLKSKIKYVTSASKKINGVILLKGKIDIIAQNGKIRLNKTGNPGMTVGGTGDVLSGIVASLISQKLRPFDAACLGAFINGKAGDLASEIYGYNFTATKMLKFIPKAMKLK; encoded by the coding sequence ATGAAGACAGAAATAATTGATAGGAATGCAGAGTATTTGGGAATTCCTCGACTTTTATTGATGGAAAATGCTGGAAGATGCTTGGCAGAAAAAATTGTTAGTATTGCTGAAACAGAAAATGAAAAAATATCTATATTTTGTGGTTCTGGAGGCAATGGTGGGGATGGATTAGTGGCAGCTAGACACTTAGTTAATAGAGGATTTAAAGTTGAAGTCTTTTTAATGACACATCCTCAAAGAATAAGGTCTAAAGAAACAATCAAAAATTGGGAAATAATAAATAATATGACGTATTCTGACAATTTGAATGTCAATGTTGTTTTAGATTCTTCTTATCTTCCTAGTAGTGTAGATGGCATAATTGTGGATGCAATGTTGGGAACAGGAATTAAAGGAAAAATTCGAGAACCTATAAGATCTGCTATAAAGCTAATAAATGATTCTAATGCTGTGGTGGTAGCGGTAGATGTTCCTAGTGGTTTAGATCCTACAACAGGAAAAATAAGTGATATAGCTGTTAAAGCTGATTATACAATAACTTTCCACAAAATAAAAAAAGGATTAGACACTAAAACTGCTGGAAAAATAATAGTATGTGACATAGGAATTCCAAAAGAAGCTGAAGTATTTGTAGGTCCTGGAGACTTAATTAGAATCAAAAGGAATCCTGAATCACATAAAGGAGAAAATGGTAAGGTTTTAATTATTGGTGGTAGTCCTGTATATAGTGGTGCTCCTGCATTGTCAGGGTTGGCAGCATTACAGGCAGGATGTGATCTTGTAACAATTTTATGTCCAAAGACTGCAGCTCCAGTTATAAAATCATATAGTCCTGATTTAATTGTTAAAGAGATAGATAGTGATTATGTAGATAAAATAGACATGGAACTCGTAGAAAAATCAGATAGTATTGTAATTGGCCCTGGTTTGGAAGAAAATCCTAAAACTCGTAAAGCATTTAAGTTTTTAATAAGAGAGATTGATGATACAACTCCTATAGTTATAGATGCTGATGCATTAAAACTTGTAGAAATAGAAGATATCAAAGATTTTGAAAACATTGTTTTGACACCGCATCTAGGAGAATTTAAAAGACTGTTCAAAATTAGTGGTAAAGATTTAAAGTCAAAGATAAAATATGTTACTTCGGCCTCTAAAAAAATAAATGGCGTGATATTGCTCAAAGGCAAAATAGATATTATAGCTCAAAATGGAAAAATACGGTTAAATAAAACTGGAAATCCTGGCATGACCGTTGGTGGAACGGGAGATGTTTTATCAGGCATTGTTGCTTCGCTTATATCGCAAAAATTAAGACCTTTTGATGCAGCATGTTTAGGAGCATTTATAAATGGAAAAGCAGGAGATCTAGCCAGTGAAATATATGGGTATAATTTTACAGCAACTAAAATGTTAAAATTTATTCCAAAGGCCATGAAATTAAAGTAG
- a CDS encoding conserved hypothetical protein (KEGG: mth:MTH1255 hypothetical protein~SPTR: O27323 Putative uncharacterized protein~PFAM: SigmaK-factor processing regulatory protein BofA) gives MSITTILFAIIVIAIGLAFLKFLLSIGRIVLRLALQILTGLVLLHLVNFLPFVHIPINILTVLVAGFGGITGVGVLILLRILGLL, from the coding sequence TTGTCAATTACAACAATTCTTTTTGCTATTATAGTGATAGCAATAGGTTTAGCATTCCTAAAATTTTTATTAAGTATTGGAAGAATAGTCCTCAGATTAGCATTGCAAATTTTAACAGGTTTGGTGTTACTTCACTTAGTTAATTTTCTACCTTTTGTACATATCCCAATTAATATATTAACAGTATTAGTTGCAGGATTTGGAGGTATAACCGGCGTTGGAGTGCTAATTCTACTTCGTATACTTGGGCTACTTTAA
- a CDS encoding Succinylglutamate desuccinylase/aspartoacylase (COGs: COG3608 deacylase~InterPro IPR007036~KEGG: mth:MTH1253 hypothetical protein~PFAM: Succinylglutamate desuccinylase/aspartoacylase~SPTR: Q9V2Z2 Putative uncharacterized protein~PFAM: Succinylglutamate desuccinylase / Aspartoacylase family) encodes MTPKIHIICKDSGGDITRNPYINKFLKNEKLVYYAKKGTPVVKLGSGSPKVMVTAGVHGDELPPQLAAVRLIEFLKNCKLDGTVYVIPFVAPKSTMENVRNLRGKDLNRLSHCEGTITNHVLNFALSHADALADFHSTEIGGNPGEESVFCSKNPCMDSFILGSFIAQKISAKLICHEKAGEKYRGALEDECNLRYLPAVTCEVVSKKGKADEKSIRRSFLQMIIVLSYFNIIKEDLVAII; translated from the coding sequence ATGACTCCAAAAATACACATAATTTGTAAGGATAGTGGTGGTGATATAACAAGAAATCCATACATAAATAAGTTTCTCAAAAATGAGAAATTAGTATATTATGCCAAAAAAGGAACACCTGTTGTTAAATTAGGTAGTGGAAGTCCCAAAGTAATGGTAACTGCCGGAGTCCATGGAGATGAACTCCCTCCACAACTAGCAGCTGTTAGATTAATTGAATTCTTAAAAAATTGTAAATTGGATGGCACCGTTTATGTAATACCATTTGTAGCTCCAAAATCAACAATGGAAAATGTTAGAAATTTAAGAGGTAAGGATTTAAATAGACTTTCCCACTGTGAGGGTACAATAACAAATCATGTTCTCAATTTTGCACTTTCACATGCAGATGCTTTAGCAGACTTCCATTCAACCGAGATAGGAGGAAACCCTGGAGAAGAAAGCGTGTTCTGCTCTAAAAATCCTTGTATGGATAGTTTTATTTTAGGATCTTTTATAGCTCAAAAAATTTCAGCTAAATTAATATGTCATGAGAAAGCTGGAGAGAAATATCGTGGTGCATTAGAAGATGAATGTAATTTGCGTTATCTTCCAGCTGTAACATGTGAAGTTGTGAGTAAGAAAGGAAAGGCTGATGAAAAAAGTATAAGAAGGTCTTTCCTCCAAATGATAATTGTCCTCAGTTATTTTAATATAATTAAGGAGGATTTGGTTGCCATCATATAA
- a CDS encoding argininosuccinate synthase (COGs: COG0137 Argininosuccinate synthase~InterPro IPR014729: IPR001518: IPR018223~KEGG: mth:MTH1254 argininosuccinate synthase~PFAM: argininosuccinate synthase~PRIAM: Argininosuccinate synthase~SPTR: O27322 Argininosuccinate synthase~TIGRFAM: argininosuccinate synthase~PFAM: Arginosuccinate synthase~TIGRFAM: argininosuccinate synthase) yields the protein MNKAVLAFSGGLDTTVCIKLLEEKYNMNVITACVDVGQDKEDIKQAETIAKKYSYKHYTIDAKDEFVEEYVYRAIKANAIYEGYPLSTALARPLIAKKVVEIAEKEKADVIAHGCTGKGNDQFRFESTIRAISDCKIVAPIRDLNLTREEEIKYAKEHGIEIPSGKKYSIDENIWGRSIEGNILENPDVEPPEDVFMWTNSIHDAPEEPENVEIEFDSGVPVSINQKNLEPVEIVKKANEIAGRHGIGRIDIVEDRIIGIKSREIYEAPAASLLITAHKSLEQLTLTREELKFCNIISEKYAELIYNGLWHEPLREDLDKMIDHMQRRVTGSVTLKLHKGSIRVVARDSPYALYRKEMVSFDEKAIDQREIAGMVKNYGIQALIYNKMFR from the coding sequence TTGAATAAAGCTGTTCTTGCATTTAGTGGAGGACTTGATACTACAGTATGTATAAAATTGTTAGAAGAGAAATATAATATGAATGTTATAACTGCGTGCGTAGATGTGGGACAAGATAAAGAAGATATTAAACAGGCCGAAACTATAGCAAAAAAATATAGTTACAAACACTACACTATAGATGCTAAAGATGAGTTTGTTGAAGAGTATGTTTACAGAGCTATAAAGGCAAATGCTATTTATGAAGGTTATCCACTTAGTACAGCGTTAGCTAGGCCATTAATAGCAAAAAAGGTTGTTGAAATAGCAGAAAAAGAAAAAGCTGATGTAATTGCCCATGGATGTACAGGCAAAGGAAATGACCAATTCAGATTCGAATCTACAATAAGAGCAATTTCAGATTGTAAAATAGTTGCTCCAATACGTGATCTAAATTTAACAAGAGAAGAAGAGATTAAATATGCTAAAGAACATGGGATCGAAATACCTTCAGGAAAAAAATACAGTATTGACGAGAATATATGGGGTAGATCAATTGAAGGAAATATTTTAGAAAATCCAGATGTAGAGCCACCTGAAGATGTATTTATGTGGACAAATTCTATCCATGATGCACCTGAAGAACCTGAAAATGTGGAGATAGAATTTGATTCAGGAGTTCCAGTTTCTATAAATCAAAAAAACTTGGAACCTGTAGAAATCGTTAAAAAAGCTAATGAAATAGCAGGTAGACATGGAATAGGTAGAATTGACATTGTAGAGGATAGAATAATTGGAATTAAAAGTAGAGAAATATATGAAGCACCTGCAGCATCTTTACTTATTACTGCACATAAATCATTGGAGCAACTTACTTTAACTCGAGAGGAATTAAAATTTTGTAACATAATATCTGAAAAATATGCTGAGCTTATATACAATGGTTTATGGCATGAACCTCTGAGAGAAGATTTAGATAAGATGATAGACCATATGCAAAGAAGAGTTACAGGGTCAGTAACATTAAAACTTCATAAAGGAAGTATTAGGGTCGTTGCTAGGGATTCTCCATATGCTCTCTATAGAAAAGAAATGGTATCGTTTGATGAAAAGGCCATAGATCAAAGAGAAATTGCAGGTATGGTAAAAAATTATGGTATACAGGCCCTAATATATAATAAGATGTTTAGGTGA
- a CDS encoding CobB/CobQ domain protein glutamine amidotransferase (COGs: COG3442 glutamine amidotransferase~InterPro IPR017929: IPR011698~KEGG: mst:Msp_0580 glutamine amidotransferase~PFAM: CobB/CobQ domain protein glutamine amidotransferase~SPTR: Q2NGS5 Predicted glutamine amidotransferase~PFAM: CobB/CobQ-like glutamine amidotransferase domain): protein MKLKLLHMYPDVLNLYRDRGNVITIKRRCEWRNIDIEIIPFTIHDKYDFDEIDIFFIGGGSDRGQRIVYKDFLNYRQEFKRVIKDDAVILAICGGYQLLGKKYIDSEGNELPGLGIFKYETISGKDRLIGNIIIENNLGLKPKTIVGFENHGGRTYSDYEPFGFVRVGYGNNGEDGKEGMVYRNCIGTYLHGPLLPKNPHLTDYLILKALERKYNISSLEELNDEIEYAAHKKVLKLYG, encoded by the coding sequence ATGAAATTGAAATTATTACATATGTATCCAGATGTTTTGAATCTTTATAGAGATAGAGGGAATGTAATTACAATAAAAAGGAGGTGTGAATGGCGTAATATAGATATTGAGATCATTCCCTTCACAATTCATGATAAATACGATTTTGATGAAATAGATATATTTTTCATTGGTGGGGGATCAGACAGAGGACAAAGGATTGTATATAAAGATTTTCTAAATTACAGACAAGAATTTAAAAGAGTTATAAAAGATGATGCTGTAATATTGGCGATATGTGGTGGATATCAGTTGTTAGGGAAAAAATACATAGATAGCGAAGGAAATGAGCTGCCAGGTCTTGGTATATTTAAATATGAAACTATAAGTGGGAAAGACAGACTAATTGGAAATATAATAATCGAAAATAATTTAGGATTAAAACCAAAGACCATTGTTGGTTTTGAAAATCATGGAGGTAGGACATATAGTGATTATGAACCATTTGGATTTGTAAGAGTTGGTTATGGTAACAATGGAGAAGATGGAAAAGAAGGAATGGTATATAGAAATTGCATAGGTACATATCTTCATGGACCATTACTACCAAAAAATCCTCATTTAACAGATTATTTAATTTTAAAAGCACTTGAGAGAAAATATAATATTTCTTCTTTAGAGGAATTAAATGACGAAATTGAATATGCGGCCCATAAAAAAGTTTTAAAATTATATGGTTAA
- a CDS encoding domain of unknown function DUF1727 (COGs: COG0769 UDP-N-acetylmuramyl tripeptide synthase~InterPro IPR013221: IPR013564: IPR018527: IPR018109~KEGG: mst:Msp_0581 UDP-N-acetylmuramyl tripeptide synthase~PFAM: domain of unknown function DUF1727; Mur ligase middle domain protein~SPTR: Q2NGS4 Predicted UDP-N-acetylmuramyl tripeptide synthase~PFAM: Domain of unknown function (DUF1727); Mur ligase middle domain) yields MRFRLAIILGKIVRFGLRLLGRSATALPGNIALKIYPNLLKVIDKRCKKKIIITGTNGKTTTNNLISYILKGKFKNVLSNLRGANMAQGVASAFIADFKDKYDWGVFEIDEGSLDDVLNYINPDFVVVTNFFRDQLDRYGEIENTVALVKNVLKKKKNLKLVLNADDPLVAQFNDLEHEKIFYGVNKNKFSSEKGKVVETWYCPKCGAKMDYKFFNYGHLGEYKCNNCGFKNPERKYLVDNVKFDGKFTFDVRYNGKITKDISFRYEGIYNLYNCCAAFATCCELGLDPNIIKERISNFTYRLGRMEEIAYKNKIIKIALAKNPIGLTEVIRTIKQDENKKTLVFILNDNPADGEDVSWIWDADFSELKKIKNINSIICSGIRAEDIALRIKYANVPTDLIEIDDNIKSAIKKGIMTKVKRVYIIPTYTAVFESRDIVLELVKK; encoded by the coding sequence ATGAGATTCCGATTAGCTATTATCTTAGGAAAAATTGTAAGATTTGGTTTAAGACTTTTAGGTAGAAGTGCTACAGCATTGCCTGGAAACATAGCATTAAAAATTTATCCAAATTTATTGAAGGTTATAGATAAAAGATGCAAAAAGAAAATAATCATAACAGGTACAAATGGTAAAACAACTACAAATAATTTGATTTCATATATTCTTAAAGGAAAATTTAAGAATGTGCTTTCAAATTTAAGAGGAGCAAATATGGCGCAGGGTGTTGCCAGTGCTTTTATAGCAGATTTTAAGGATAAATATGATTGGGGTGTGTTTGAAATAGATGAAGGGTCTTTGGATGATGTCTTAAATTATATAAACCCTGATTTTGTCGTTGTAACTAATTTTTTTAGGGACCAGCTAGATAGATATGGAGAAATTGAAAATACAGTGGCATTAGTAAAAAATGTTTTAAAAAAGAAAAAGAATCTTAAATTAGTGTTGAATGCTGACGATCCCTTAGTTGCTCAATTTAATGATTTAGAACATGAAAAAATTTTCTATGGTGTAAATAAAAACAAATTTAGTAGTGAGAAGGGAAAAGTTGTTGAAACATGGTATTGTCCAAAATGTGGTGCAAAAATGGATTATAAATTCTTTAATTATGGACATCTAGGCGAATATAAGTGTAATAACTGTGGATTTAAAAATCCAGAAAGAAAATACCTAGTTGACAATGTTAAATTTGATGGAAAATTTACATTTGATGTAAGATACAATGGTAAGATTACTAAAGACATCTCTTTCAGGTATGAAGGAATATATAATTTGTATAATTGTTGCGCTGCATTTGCAACTTGTTGTGAACTAGGACTAGATCCAAATATAATTAAGGAAAGAATCAGCAACTTTACATATAGATTAGGTAGAATGGAAGAAATTGCATATAAAAATAAAATTATTAAAATAGCACTTGCAAAAAATCCAATTGGATTAACTGAAGTAATAAGAACAATAAAACAAGATGAAAATAAAAAAACCTTGGTTTTCATTTTAAATGATAATCCAGCAGATGGTGAAGATGTATCATGGATCTGGGACGCTGATTTTAGTGAGCTTAAAAAAATAAAAAATATAAATTCAATAATATGTTCTGGAATAAGAGCAGAAGACATTGCACTTAGAATCAAGTATGCAAATGTCCCAACAGATCTTATAGAGATTGATGATAATATAAAAAGTGCTATTAAGAAAGGAATCATGACAAAAGTTAAGAGAGTCTATATAATACCAACATATACAGCAGTTTTTGAAAGTAGGGACATTGTATTAGAGTTGGTGAAAAAATGA
- a CDS encoding membrane-bound metal-dependent hydrolase (InterPro IPR007404~KEGG: mth:MTH1252 hypothetical protein~PFAM: membrane-bound metal-dependent hydrolase~SPTR: Q9V2Z1 Methanobacterium thermoautotrophicum ehbA, B, C, D, E, F, G, H, I, J, K, L, M, N, O, P, Q, & ORFS 1,2 & 3~PFAM: Predicted membrane-bound metal-dependent hydrolase (DUF457)), with translation MPSYKKHVIFSFIMILPFINSPITPFFAIIGSMLPDLDHVVKKKKTISIIIVGLLFLTLSYFYKKLIFISCSLLSLGLFFYFSKHRGISHSLFGTIFIPTLLTIFIFYVQNFFQHKIANILVLLFLVAIVFKLRFLPFFALYLFLFEKSCLNLTFMDIFLPLSIGYLSHIILDGFTPHGIKFLYPLSKKRFKKGLSIILLILWIVYSYKLLLTKFPAS, from the coding sequence TTGCCATCATATAAAAAACATGTGATTTTCTCTTTTATAATGATATTGCCTTTTATAAATTCTCCCATAACTCCATTTTTCGCTATAATAGGTAGCATGTTACCTGACTTAGATCATGTCGTGAAAAAGAAAAAAACAATATCCATAATAATAGTAGGATTGTTGTTTTTGACATTATCTTATTTTTATAAAAAATTAATTTTTATTAGCTGTTCTTTATTATCTTTAGGTTTATTTTTCTATTTTTCTAAACATAGAGGCATTAGTCATTCCCTATTTGGTACAATCTTTATCCCTACACTTTTAACAATTTTTATTTTTTATGTCCAGAATTTTTTCCAACATAAAATTGCAAATATTTTAGTTTTATTATTTTTAGTAGCAATTGTCTTTAAATTAAGGTTTCTACCATTTTTTGCTTTGTACCTTTTTTTATTTGAAAAATCATGTTTAAATCTTACCTTTATGGATATATTCTTGCCATTAAGTATTGGTTACTTAAGCCACATAATTCTTGATGGATTTACGCCCCATGGCATTAAATTCTTATATCCTTTAAGTAAAAAAAGATTTAAAAAAGGATTATCTATAATATTGTTAATTTTGTGGATAGTTTATTCCTATAAGCTACTCCTTACGAAGTTTCCTGCTTCATAG
- a CDS encoding membrane-bound hydrogenase subunit ehbQ (COGs: COG1707 ACT domain-containing protein~InterPro IPR015832: IPR002912~KEGG: mth:MTH1235 hypothetical protein~PFAM: amino acid-binding ACT domain protein~SPTR: O27303 Uncharacterized protein MTH_1235~PFAM: ACT domain), which yields MKNLAITVKTVDRPGVLNKITEILVKNGINITYANIHVLKNKHGKIYLELENVTDPDKLINELKESEVVLDVTKHRSLDEIYGKRVIVIGGGAQVAQVAAGAISEADRHNIRGERISVDTIPLVGEEELAEAVLAVGRLPRVAALVLAGSLMGGKITKAVEKIKKEHGIIVITLSMPGSVTKKADLVVTDPIQAGVMAVMAVADTASFDIKRVEGKKF from the coding sequence ATGAAGAATCTTGCAATTACGGTTAAAACAGTTGATCGGCCAGGAGTCTTGAATAAAATAACTGAAATACTAGTGAAAAATGGTATAAATATCACATATGCAAACATTCATGTATTAAAAAACAAACATGGGAAAATATATTTAGAATTGGAAAACGTTACAGATCCTGATAAACTTATAAATGAGCTTAAGGAATCTGAAGTTGTTTTAGATGTTACAAAGCATCGCTCGTTGGATGAAATTTATGGAAAAAGAGTTATAGTAATTGGTGGTGGAGCTCAAGTAGCTCAGGTTGCAGCAGGTGCAATCAGTGAAGCTGACAGACATAATATCCGTGGAGAAAGAATAAGTGTTGATACAATACCTTTGGTTGGTGAAGAGGAATTAGCTGAAGCAGTTCTAGCTGTAGGTAGACTTCCCCGCGTAGCTGCGCTTGTCTTAGCAGGGTCATTGATGGGTGGTAAAATAACTAAAGCTGTTGAAAAGATTAAAAAAGAACATGGAATAATTGTTATAACACTTAGCATGCCAGGAAGCGTTACAAAAAAAGCCGATCTTGTTGTAACAGATCCTATTCAGGCAGGCGTGATGGCAGTAATGGCAGTAGCCGATACAGCAAGTTTTGATATTAAAAGAGTTGAAGGTAAGAAATTTTAA